AAAGGCCCTAGTAGTTGCGATTGGCTGTTATCGTATCCTTGAAGTGGATTTTGAACTTTATGTAAATTGTACCTGAATGTAATTCTATGCcgctcctggtctgaaaaaaaagtcGAATGGACGACCTCTGGGAACTACAAACCTACAGCTATGTAAATTGTCATGTGCTAAAGtcatttagtttaaaaatataaaaatgtgataGTGTACCTAATGTACCCACTGTTCGGCATGTAAGTTGCATAACAAGATGTTATCCCTTGCGTAATATTTGTATCGGACTGAACGGACGTCAAATATTATGTCGTTGAGAGCCGGGAAGAGGGGATATCGCAAAAAGGTTCGATAAATCCGGTAATTTGAATTTATCCGGACTGGTTATTTAGAATTTTGTAGAGTAACTATTGCCAATACACTTAAGATGCgtacaatcgcaacttctcgggcctttccggcaagctcggaaaaacacctcgaatgtattaaataggcgtccatgacaaccccctttTTAAATACAACATATTTAACGATCTGTTGAAATGTAAGCTAGACTTCAATAAagtaaatacatatgtaaaaaatgacacaGAACGACTTATaaggctgtctagccgatacttattttaatgggaagcgactccattttgtataaaattcttgttaatacattcgaggtgtttttctgAACCTGTCGGAAAGGCCCGAAAAGTTGCGAATGGATGTTATCGTATCCTTGGAGCGGATTTTGAGCATAAACGTGAAATGATAGTAATGTGTGATATAATGCAAATAGTTCTAACTTATTTCTGTCTATATCGTACGATATGTGTATCGCTCGCGCATATTATATAGACATTGAAGTATTGAAGGCATTGCCAGTCGATCATTGAAATATCAACAGAACgtgttaaatcaaagtactgaaagtactgacatGAGTTGATGTTTCAGGAATCAGACATTTATTGACCTTTTTCTGCTCTCAACAAtcagaatttgaaataaatcatgatttaagtatataagtattttattattcatggatacaacatatcaaagataaaaaaaaatcaccaatcGTGaaagatcattttttaaaataaataattgtatagAGGAGGATATCTAAATATTATTGTCATATAATATGTGATGTCTGCCACATATAAAACAATCCACTCCAGAagtgcgttttacaaaagaacttacgacttacgaccaaattaatgaatgcaaCTTAATCACCAactaatcaatgatttattcttATGACTGGAAAATACAATTATGGGAAtggaaatatttgtaaacaaatggtttttgGTCAGTTTTGATCTTTAAAGATCATTTTACGAGGATGTAAATACTTACGACTTTgttgtaagttcttttgtaaaaggCAACCCAGATTTTATAGTATATGGTGAACTTCAGGTACGTAGCATGGGGTGGAGGGGGGTATCGGGCACCTCCCCCCTACTTTTTCTCGCATCAAACAGTTTTCtttaatattcatataaaaaagttaattatcTTGGCGTTGGCCTACTCCCCCACCTTCACTTTTTTGGGAACTGTTAAAAATTGAGGGAATGAAGTTAAAGGAACACTACgctacccccaccccctcccttTTTTACGGattataatttttaagatatctAGGAAAACTGCCTTTTTTCCTCTTTATTTGCTTGTtgagattttttggatgagtctgcccccccccccccctccttcccACGTTTAAAACGATCATACGCGCCTGACCTttgaatttattctttaaataacaatTCAAATCCAAACACGCGTATGTGTGTATTGTTGTTAGTATACACACGCCAACAGTAGATCTCGTGTATACACGGCCAGTTGAATGACAGCAGGTGTAATAAAGCCTCCCGATATGAATTAGGGGTATCCCAAATTGGAGAGGGGACGGGATGGGATATACGATACACCTTGTTGTTGATTAggaatatctctctctctctctctctctctctctctctctctctctctctctctctctctctctctctctttaaattACAGTTTATATACACACATTAGACACACATTGCTGACATTTGAAACTTGAAAAATACGGcagatattttctttaaatttcagtATTTAGATGGATAGTATATAGTCATATCTGTGAGGTATTCCTATAGCTTGAATGTGTTGTCCTTAAATtaaagaaactttaaaaatctcGTCATCTCTATATTAGGAAACAGTAAATCCTTTTTTTACTATTTGTACACAGTAATTCATTACGTAAGTTTTAATAAACCTTTAAACTTTATCAAAATCTTAGTTTCCTTTATGTTAGcactaagaaaaattataagttatctataaattttgaattaatacaataaataccttGTAAGAGGTGTTGATGTACAAAATCGCCGGACCCACGGTGAAACAGTATTAAAGCCTGCCGGgattaataataatagaaatgatCTGATTCGATATAATACTTATCAATGAGAACATCGGCCAATGGAAGAGTAAAGAAAGTGTTCAGCAACTCAATCCACCTGCGCACAAGAACAAGCGTACCTTGATTCATAAgtatattttgtatgataaataGTTGATTAATTCTAAATCTGCCGACATACtcccctgctttgaattttatcGTCCCGATCAAAATACACACAAACTAatcaacataattatatatacattgtaattcaAATGTATACGTATATCACATTCAAAGTCTATGATTCTTAATCCTACATAACATTTCCCGGTTTGCCGATCTTTTCTTTTGTGTACTTACACTATACAAAGGAGTGTTTAGAGTAGTGCGTATAGCAGCCTAATTCTCGGGTAAGCTCATCTTCCCGTTTGGAGCACATTATACCGACTTCAGTATTAATTTTGATAAGGCAATGTTcaataaaacttattttttctctctcagaAGTTTATCCTCTTCAGATTAGGCGCCATacttaatcaatattttgaataaaaaactagttggaatttttttttttttttgattttttaaattttaactctAAAGTGAACTTTGAAGTATTTTCATTgtaatattttgtcattttcataatttttttcccatttatttgtttaaatggaGGCGCCAGTTTCTCATCTACATTATTCAtcatttgcaaataaattcattatcaatttaaaacttgatctttgttcatttatttttgcttaCTTTGTGTAACTTAACTATTCAGCAACTACAGACAAGTAGTAGTCATCCCCGTACCCGACTGTCCCAGGAGCAGGGTTTATCCCCCTCTTGGGGTAGCAGTCTTATTACACAACTGTCACCCTACCAAACGGAACTACTTTTTAATTacactgaatgttttaattttaaaaaatactgcttttaaaatttattgacgCGAATTCTATGACAagccgtacgcgcataattcatgcgcatgtaacaatttattttaatcaatttttggaCCTATAATTACAAATCGAGGTAATTTTTAAACGCTCACTAAACACTGTGCTTGAACATAATCGTAAATTCGGTTTATGTGAATTTAATTCAGCAACGATCGCTACTCTCATTACCCACATGTATGATGTGATGTATCTAAAATCATAGTTTGTAAGGAAACCTATCTATGAATACCTTAAAAAATATTCGATTTCTATATGATACGAACAAATTGATAATCaggattatttgtttttatatcaaatacatgtagtctgCATTAATTTTGAGACACTTTGTATATTCGGAAAAAAACTCGGTACGAGCTAACAATTGGCTTATCTGAAAGCCCCTGCAAAAACCCCATAGTTTTCATTGAATCTTAGCAAGGAGCACGTGTTGCCTTTTTAGAGCAGTTATCAATaatttagtatatatatttgcCATCAACTCCCAGCAAAACTGGGGAGTCCGCAGTGGTATGTGTTGACACTTTCTGCTCCAAAACCTGGGTGTTTCCCCCCACTTGCTTTCAAAGCTAGGGGATAGTATATAGATAAAATCATTCAATATGGTTTATAAAAGGCAAAGTTACTACAGTTAACTGTGCCATGTGGTTACAATGTAAAATTGGGTTTTTTGTATAGTGGGGCCGAATGTCAGACACCTCGGCCCAACGACACCTCGGCCCCAGGACACCTCGGCCCCAGGACTCCTCGGCCAAGACGGGTCGGCCCAAATTTTGAGACACCCCGGCCCAAGCAAAAGACATCTCGGCTCAagcagaattaaaataaaatatcaatgattttcatgttttattgttttatttatattttattgaatataaattatatgatatatataatttgtaatttaaaaaatatttgtgttagctgtatatttccaatcttccCCCCGCGTAcatgggcacacgacacacctgttgagtatatcttgtatattatGTGTTAGttagctgtatatttccaatcttccCCCCGCGCAcatgggcacacgacacacctgttgaatagatcttgtatattctgtgttagtaagctgtatatttccaatcttgccagttaatgttccaTGGTCTTTTACGCAAATGAATAAAAccatgtctagacaaacaaagcagcaATATTCTCACCCTGTTTATTAAACTTAAATCATGAATTATTCAgttttttactttgtttaaGAATGTgataaacttaacaaaaatgatccaaggttaagaaaaaaggattgtgtttactgtttataaattctgcttttcattttcaaaaaaaaaataattgactatagtcataatttaaaaaaatattgcaataatTTACACCAGAAACATTAGAAATGCTTCTAGTATATATCCACTTTTAAGAGTctattaaattcattatttttaatgaaattttaattaaattttgggacacgtaataataatataatacattGTCAATTAAGGAACAAAGCAAGTATGTTAGTGTATTAGAAAAATACGTATTGTAAGATACTGGATGAAACTTTTATcatcaaaaaattgtatttaattaattgtGTCTTTATGAGTACAAGAACATACGTTCGACTgtctatcaaatattttaagaatcaTTGTTTCTTTGGGCCGAGGTGtcttgtacatatttttaaataaaaatttctgtGGGCCGAGGTGTCTTGTACATGGGCCGAGGTGTCAATAGTTTTGGGCCGACCCGTCTGGGCCGAGGTGTCAACCGCCCTGGGCCGAGGTGTCGTTGGGCCGAGATGTCCGTCTACCGTGGGGCCTACATTGGGTATAGGTGGGGCCACACCCACCTTACTCCAGTGAGGGGATGCTACAAGCTGGTGCATGTAATAATTGGTTTATAAAGTAGCTTTGTCATGCAAAGTTCTAAACCAGGTAGCACTGCAGGAGACAGGGTGAGAAGGGCAGGTCTCACTACCCTCTTTAGAACGCTGGGGATCGTTCAGGTTCGGGCACTGTTTCATACTAGGGCCCACAATGTGTCCCTTCATGGGTAGTTAAACTGGCACACTGGTCGGCTCCCCAGTTACCccacaaaaaatcattatgcGGCCAACATCCCCCAATTGTTTGTAATAGCGgagtaataaatatttctcaTACAATTTATTGTTATGTTCTATTTTATAATTCCTGAATGTTGCCAGGCTCTGTGTCTTtcaaacaaatataatgtatagtGCTGGGTTAGCTTGATGAATTCAATAATTAATAGCTTTCGTTGTCGTATCAATTTTTCATTGACAGCAtataaggagagagagagagagagagagagagagagagagagagagagagagagagagagatccatTTAGTAAGAATAAGCACTTATTTTATTCACAGAAAAAGGtggggttttttaaatttagaaacacAACTAAAAGTGAACATAGAAATATTACAAATCAAACTTTAATGTTCCAGAAATTAAggtaatttaatttgtattgtaaCTGACCATAAAATGTAAAGTGATAAAGTAAAACAATTGTACGGTATGCCAATTATAGACAAATCATCATCCGAGAAAATCAACTGTGGTAGAGACACTTCTTTTAGGGTTATCTTGATCTACAGCTGTGACAACAATTTCGGTTCCACTGAATACCATGTGGACACTTGCTCCTCTATTTATTCCTTTTGAGATATCTGGCATGTCAATAGTCAATTTACCCAAATGTGTGCAGCCCTCGTCTGTTGTATACGTTGGATCTTTCTTGTTTGAAGTGAATATAGGAAATGTAATACTTTTTTGGTCTGGAGCTATGACCGTGTAATTTTGCTTCACTTGTGGTTCTCCTACTTTAACCGCTTGACCCACGCGGACATGGATATGGAATATGTCGTCACAACGTTCAACATCATTCTCTACAAATTTTTTCGAAAGCGGATGAATAGCCACATTAAATTTTTCCGATATTCTAACGCCGTATGTATACTTGCAAACTCGCGCAGAAATTGTTTTGGGTTCGTGTCCATACAATACAGCCCCCTTCAGGACTGCCAATCCTGCATCTTGTGGCACAATCACCTTTTTATCTTTGAATGCTTTTTTTATAGCCACCTGTAACATAGGTGATTCAGCAAATCCACCTACCAGTAGAATAGATGACACATCCTTAACAGACGAATGCCTGAAGAGCTGCTTCAAGTGATCAACTATTTTCTTGCAGCTTTCATCAAAGAGAGCCTTGGTAATTTCTGCATCCATTCGTAGCTTATCGCCCGTCCAGGTCAACTTGTTTTTGTATTTAGATTTTGACGTGATAGCTGTCTTGATATCACTTCCCGGATTTGAGTTGCGAAAAGTCTCTAGCAAGTTGATCGGAACTTTAAATGTAACTTTTTCTGTAAGTTCGGGAGTTATGGTCCTCTTCTTTACTTCAAACTCCCTCAGAAATTCAAGAAAATCATATTTGTGCATAGAACTAAATACCTCCATAACATCGTTTCCTACAATATCGGCCAAGAGACTTGTGAATGCTGCATCTACCTTTGTTCCTCCCCAGTCACCACCGTTAGCTTTGTGCAGTTCTTTTAATGTTCCATTTTCCTCAACTTCATGGACAGTAATATCGATTGTTCCAcctatatataatattttaacatattattCTTATCAAttgaaaaggaaaaatataattataataaagttaCCGGCTTCACAATTATGACTCTATaaacttttcagattttttatttcttgggTTTTTAAATCTAAGTCAGTCATCCGACTTGAAGCTACGCAGTGTTTTATGACGTCAATTGACGTAGGAATACACAAGGAttgtaatatgaaaaatcccatgagtgatatcaGCCGCATATTGAACTAAACATGTGATTTATGTTTTTATCTACAAACATGTGTTGTATACTAGCCGTGTGAGAAACCTTTGCTTTATCAACGGGCGAtgctttattaaaatattttaggacTGAACTCTATTCGATTAAAAAAGTTCCTCGCGTCAACGCTTGAGTGACTtagatttaaagattttcctatatattccacaTCACTATTTCTACTACCAAAAACTGATCTG
The nucleotide sequence above comes from Magallana gigas chromosome 2, xbMagGiga1.1, whole genome shotgun sequence. Encoded proteins:
- the LOC136273016 gene encoding heat shock 70 kDa protein 12A-like gives rise to the protein MPSLLVAAIDFGTTFSGYAFSFLHDYNRDPLKISANTWTAGVGNLVSLKTSTCVLFDSTQKFHSFGYEAEEKYSNLALDDQHHDWYFFKRFKMMLYSKMGLTRETLLEDDKGKRMEAMKVFSSAIGYLKDHMLTTCKNQLTDIEQSDIMWVLTVPAIWTDSSKQFMREAAEKVGICADKLMIALEPEAASLYCMHQPVQKDNENFTFGVFKSGAKYMVVDAGGGTIDITVHEVEENGTLKELHKANGGDWGGTKVDAAFTSLLADIVGNDVMEVFSSMHKYDFLEFLREFEVKKRTITPELTEKVTFKVPINLLETFRNSNPGSDIKTAITSKSKYKNKLTWTGDKLRMDAEITKALFDESCKKIVDHLKQLFRHSSVKDVSSILLVGGFAESPMLQVAIKKAFKDKKVIVPQDAGLAVLKGAVLYGHEPKTISARVCKYTYGVRISEKFNVAIHPLSKKFVENDVERCDDIFHIHVRVGQAVKVGEPQVKQNYTVIAPDQKSITFPIFTSNKKDPTYTTDEGCTHLGKLTIDMPDISKGINRGASVHMVFSGTEIVVTAVDQDNPKRSVSTTVDFLG